DNA from Comamonas serinivorans:
CCCACGTCACCTTCGGCCCTCGCCGCTTTCGGCTGCCCGTGGTGCCCGCCAACATGAAAACGGTGATCGACGAGTCCATCGCCACCTGGCTGGCGCAAAACGGTTACTTCTACGTGATGCACCGCTTCGACCTGGACACCGTCGCCTTCGTCGCCGACATGCAGGCCAAGGGCTGCTTCGCGTCGATTTCGCTCGGGGTCAAGGCGGCCGACCGCGCCGCGGTGGACACACTGGCCGCCCGGCGGCTGGTGCCCGACTACATCACCATCGACATCGCGCACGGGCATGCCGACTCGGTGCGCGACATGATCGGCTACATCAAGGACAAGCTGCCCGAGAGCTTTGTGATTGCCGGCAACGTGGGCACACCCGAAGCCGTGATCGACCTGGAAAACTGGGGTGCGGATGCCACCAAGGTCGGCATCGGGCCGGGCAAGGTGTGCATCACCAAGCTCAAGACCGGCTTTGGCACGGGCGGGTGGCAGTTGTCGGCGCTGAAGTGGTGCGCACGCGTGGCGACCAAGCCCATCATTGCCGACGGCGGCATCCGCCACAACGGCGACGTGGCCAAGAGCGTGCGCTTTGGCGCCACGATGGTGATGATCGGCTCGCTGTTCGCCGGCCACGAAGAGTCGCCCGGCGCCACGGTCGAGGTCGACGGCCAGCGCTTCAAGGAGTACTACGGCTCGGCCTCGGACTTCAACAAGGGCGAGTACCGCCACGTGGAAGGCAAGCGCATCCTCGAACCCGTGAAGGGCCACCTCAAGGACACCTTGATCGAGATGGAGCAGGACCTGCAAAGCTCCATCAGCTACGCCGGCGGCACCGCGCTGGCCCACATCCGCAAGGTGAACTACGTGATCCTGGGCGGCGACAACGCGGGCGAGCATCTGCTCATGTGAGTGGCCGGACGGCGGGCTGTCGCTGCGGCGCTCTGCAACAGGAGGAAAACGGGCTGGCATGGCCCGTTTTCAAACTTCTGCTGCGCCGGGCGCGCCTGGAATGCGGTCACCCGCGCTGGCCCGCAAGCCGCCTGCCGCCGCGCGCTCGAACAACCTGCTCGCCCGGCCACGCAGAACGAAATCCGCCAGCCGCACGGGTCTGCTGTGGCGCCAATGTCTTGTCCCCCTCAAGCCCACGTGTCCGTCGAGCGCCCCACACCTCCGACAGGCGGGATTCAGGAGCATCCCACGAGAAGGCCCGCAAATCGCCGCGCTGCGGGTCCGTGCGCGCCGGGTGGCACGAAAGGCTCAGGTGTCAATGCGCGGGATCGAGGTACACAACGGGCAGCGGGTGGATAGAATTTGCGCCATTTGTAACCATTTTTCAGGCCATGAACGACTCGAGACTTTCGCTGCCGGCACGTCTGCGCGCCAACCGCCCCTTGGTTCGTTCATTGCTGTTGATCGGTTTGTTCAGCAGCCAGAGCGCCTGGGCGGGCACCTGGACCATCCACTTCACCCCGCAACAAACCCTGGGGACGCCGTCCGTACCCGTCTTCGAATGGACGCCGCCCAGCGGCACCGTGATGGGCGTCCGAGTGGCGTGCAGTGGCACCGTCACGCTGAACCCCTCGAACGGCGTGTATGCCATGCCCACCGGCTTCAACAGCGAAGTCTTTGTGGCCTTCAGCAACGCCCTGGCCAGCCCCTCCAGCGCAACGTTGACGGTGACGCCCGACACCCCGGGTGGCACCGACGTGTGTCGGCTGTACCCCAGTGCACACCTCTATGAGCCTGGCTCTGAGGTCTTCCCCACCTGGGGCGTTCCCTACACGCTCCACCCAGGCTATGTGCGGCTCATCGATGCCGGCTACGACCCAGCCACCGGCTACAGCGTGAACGACTCGAATGTGACGCTCACCAACCTCTTTTTTCAGGAGGACCCCAATGCCTTGGACATCACCACCGCTGCCGGCGGCATTGGCGTGGATCTGCCTGCAAACGGCACCGCCACCACCAACCTGTTCGTGAACGCCAAGACCACAGCCGCCACGGTGGAGTATGCGCTGACCAACCCGCAGCCCACCGATAGCACCATCACCTTCACGGTTCAGGCCACGCCCCAAACCTATCAGGACAATGCCGGCAACACGGCCTACGACCCGGTGGCCCAGGGCCATGAGGCCACCTACAGCACGCCCACCCTGATCACCGTCACCATCCCGGCCGGTGCCAGCTCCGTCAGCGTCCCCATCCCCAACATCCTGCCCGGCTCGCAGGTCACCATCACACCCACCAGCAACCCGGGCACCATCGTGGGCACGCCAACCCTGGTCCTGACCACGCCGCTGCCGCTGACCTCCACCTTCAACACGACGGAGTTCTTTCCCCTGACCAACGTCGTCGCCACCCCGAACACGCCCGGTCCGTTCACCGAGACGGTCCCCACCAACGTGGTCAATTTCAGCGTGCTGCTCGATGTGCCGCCCGTGGTGACACCGCCCACGTCCCCCAAGCCCGTGCCCACGCTGGGCGAAGGGAGCCTGATCGGCCTGTCCGCGCTGCTGGCCATGCTGGGACTGGCGCGCTTTCGCAGGCGTCAGAGCTGACACGGCTTTTTGATGAGGGTGAGGCACCACTCGCTTCGCCCTCACCTGGCTGCGGTGTTTGGCCCTGCCGACCCCGGCGCACTGCAGCCAGCTGCACTGGCCGCAAGGCGCCGAGGAGCGCGATCCACTTGCTTGCTGGCTCAGGTCCACGCGCAGCCCGCGAGGAATGGGTTCGCGCTTCTGTGCACCCACAGCCTGCGGTCGCGCGTGGATCAGTCTGACCCAGGTTGGCTTGCCGCACCCAGGCCCATGCACCTCAACCCTGACGACGCCGCCAGCCCAGGAGGCCCACCAAGGCAGTCAGGCCAAAGAGAGACGGGAACGACAAGCCGGGCACAGGCTGTGGGGCGGTGACCACGGGTATGCTGACTTGACCCACCGGAGTGCACACTTCCAGACCTGGGTTGGCGCCGGCTGAGGCGATCGGCGTGACGCAGAAATAGAGGTATTGACCTTCATCAGACGCGCTGGGGCTGTACGTCACGGCACCGCCGTTCGAAGGGCCTCCTTGCGTCACCGTGCCTTCACTCGAATGGCTCAAGGTGCTGTTGGGGCTTACCACGAATGCGTAGCTTGTGCCTGCGCTGGTCGCATCCTCGGTGTTGTTGTCCAAATCGGCGTAAGTGTAGGTCCCCGTGACCGTGCCCCCCACCAAAGGCGGGCCACTGACAGCAGGCACGGCAGTCGGCACCACGTTGGGGGGCGAGCCCAGGAACAGGTTGACGCTGCCACCGATGGATGGCTTGTCGCCATCGACATCAATGCGGCAGACATTGGGCGCAGTGATGGCAATGCCGTTGACGGTGTTGGGATCGTTGCCCAGCGCAGACGTCACGCGCCAGTACTGCGCCGGCGCCGTTCCTTCGATGCCATGGCTCGGTGTATTCGACGTCGATATCCTCAGAAAATCAAAATCGCCGGCATCCACAGGGTTCCCGGCGCAGTCCAGAAAGGAGAACTTGAAATTTTCGTTGCCGTCAACATCCTGAATGAACAGGACGGAACCTTGCCGAAAAGGAACGGGAGACGAAAAGGACGCGGTTCCCCGACTGATGAACCCCTGGCCCGGAGGGGTTGACGGCGCCCCGATGTTTGCCGGCAGATAACTGGGATTTCCAAAATAATTGGTGCCCGCCCAGACGCCAGCAGTAATCAGGCGCGTCGGCGGATCAACGGTCCACGTCAACGGGTTGCCATTGAAGGCTCCGACAGTCTGCCCCCCTCCAGCCGGCAAGACATCTGCCCCGGGAAGGCCTGTAGTATTCTGGTAGTACCAGTAGGTTGTGCCTACCGCAGGACGAGGAAAAGTGCTGAAACTCCAGCCCAAAAAATAATTCGAATCAGCGGTAACGGTGATCTCTGCCGCGTGCGCACCGTTCAATACACCGATGCATGCCAAGGAAGAAAGCAACACCTCTGCGCAATACTTCATACTTACAACCCCTCGCGTTCGCTGTGCATTTTAAAAGTTGAAATGGCCAAAGGGTCATCGCTGCAGGAAACGGAAAACCATGGCATGGACCACCGCATTCCTTGGATCCTGGCGAGGAGCCATTTTTCGATTATGGGATGAGTTCGCTTCATCAACCGCGCATCGGGCGTGCTTTTGACACACGTTGCCTTTGAATCACATGCAGATGTTCTTGACGGCTACCATCAAGGCGCCAAGAAGCCTCGCTCCGTCTGCGCTCCGGAGCGCGGTCGTGCATGTGGTCCCCGCACTCGAGGTGCTTCTCCTTGGCCTCAGGTTCACGCGGCGCCCCGTGCAAGGCGCTCCAAAGCGAGATTCCGTACAACAATCTTGCAGCCAGTCGGAAAAAGTCCGCCAGTGCTGCTACAATGGCGGGCTTGCCGGAGAGGTGGATGAGCGGTTTAAGTCGCACGCCTGGAAAGCGTGTGTGGGTTAATCCCCACCGCGGGTTCGAATCCCGCCCTCTCCGCCAAATAGACAATTAAATCAATGACTTGCACGTTGTCTATTGATTTGTACCACATAAGAGCCCACATCAAGCAAACGCTGATGTGGGCTTTTTCTTTGCATGAAGGGCCATGACTGCACCTGCTGACCAGCCGGCAAGGTGCTGCCAGACAGCACGAAGGCTGCGCAGGTTGACCCGCTTGAACAGCGCTTCGGCGCTCTCGCTGTAGCGGTCCGCGCAGTCGCGCGTCAACAGGGTGAACTTCACCAGATCCTCCATCACGTCCACTACGCGCTCGTGGTGCGGCGACGGCCTTGGCCACCGACTGGTTGGGGATGGTCGGCACGCGCATCCACCTTCACCGACCAAGTCTGCCTGACCCAGCCAATTTCGACTGCACCCGATTTGCGACACCGCCCAAGTGACCGTCCCCGCTGCCCGTCATCCGCAGCGCCCCCCTGGGCCCACCCTGGGCACTTGGAGCTTGTGTCTGCTGGGCGCGCCAGACGTGCTGTTCAAGCACTCCGACCCGCACGCAATCTGGCGGGTCGCGCCAGATTCGCGCAGGTGAGCAGCGCCCCGCTCTCCCGCTACAGGGCGATGGGCAAACCGAGGTGGTCGCGCAGGGTTGACCCGGCGTAGCGCTGGCGGAACAAGCCGCGTGCTTGCAGCCGCGGCACCACCTCGTGCACCACGTCGTCAAAGCCCCCCGGAAAGTACGCCGGCATGATGTTGAAGCCGTCGGCGGCCTCGGCCTCCACCCAGCGCTGCATGTGGTCGGCGACATCGTCCGCGGTGCCCACGACGATCTGGTGGCCGCGGCTGTTGGCCACCTGGTGGTACAGCTCGCGCAGGGTCAGCTTCTGCGCATGCGCCAGCTCCAGCAACAGCTTGCGGCGGCTGAAGGCGCCGTCCACGGGCAGCTCGGGCACCGGGCCATCCAGGGGATAGGCGCTCACGTCGGCATCCAGCTCGGCGCCCAGCACGTAGTGCGCCTTGCTCTCGTCGGTGAACGACTGCAGCTGAGCCAGTTTGGCCCGCGCCTCCTCGCGCGTGCGGCCGATGATGGGCATCAGGCCCGGCATGACTTTGACCGCGCCTGCATCGCGGCCCGCTGCCACCACCTGCTGCTTGATCGCGGCGTAGAACGCCTGGGCTTCGCGCAGGTTCCATTGCGCCGTGAAAATGACTTCGGCAAAGCGCGCCCCCAGCGCTTGCCCGGGCCCCGATGAGCCCGCCTGCACCAGCACGGGTTCGCCCTGAGGGCTGCGCGTCACGTTGAGTGGCCCGGCCACCTCGAAATAGCGTCCCTTGTGGTTCAGCGTGTGCAGCTTGGATGTGTCCATGTAGATGCCGCGTTCGGCATCGCGCACATAGGGCTGCGCGTCCCACGAGCGCCACAGGCCTTTGACCACCTCGACGAACTCGTGCGCGATGGCGTACCGCTCGTCGTGCGCCGGATGAGTGGTACGCGTGAAGTTGATGGAACCGTCCTGCACCGTGGTGACGATGTTCCAGCCGGCCCGCCCGCCCGAAAGCAGGTCCACAGACGCCAGGGCGCGCGCCAGCGCATAGGGCTCGCTGTACGTCGTCGAGCCGGTCGCCACCAGGCCGATGCGCTGGGTCTGCGTGGCCAGCGCCGCCAGCACCACCAGTGGATCGGGCCGGGTGATCATGGACGGCGGCGAGTCGGCCGTGGTCACCAGCCGGTCGCCGAAGAACACCATGTCGAAGCAGGCCGATTCCGCCAGCCGGCTCATGCGCGCAATCAAATCAAAGTTCTCGGTGCCGCTTTCGGCACCCGGCATGCGCCAGCCACCGGCATGGTGACCGGCGGCCAGCAGGAACAACCCCAAATGCATATCACCCTTTCGTCCACGCAAAAAGCGGGGCTTGGCCCCGCTGCATCTCACAGCCTGTGTGTCAGCGGGCGTTGGCCACGCTCACCGATGCGTTCAAAACGCCCTGCGCGATCTTGTGCATCTCGCGCACCTTGTCGGTGGTGGCGGCCGCCCCCAGCGGTTCAGGCTTGACCTGCACATGGACCAGGGCCTGTTGCACCTCGGGGTCGGCCAGGGCTTCCAGCACCCAACGCGTGAGCTTGTCGCGCACCGCTGGCGGCAGGCCCGTGGGCGCGGTCCAGAAGAACGAGCCCCCCATGGCCGCCGTCCACTGCGGGTAGCCCTGGCTGGCGACGGACGCCACCCCCTTGACCCCTTCTGGGGGCTGATCGCTGCCGAAATAGGCCAGGGCTTTCAGCCGCCCCTCGCGCACGAAGGTCGTGCTCAACGGATCGATGACCAGGTCGACGTGGCCCGCCACGGCATCGCTCACCGCGGGCGAGCTGCCTTTGTAGGGCACATGCACCAGCTGGATGCCGGCCAGCTGCTGGAAGTACTCACCGGCCACATGGCCCGGCGTGCCGACGCCTGACGTGCCAATGGTGACCTTACCCGGGTTGGCCTTGGCATAGCTCACGAACTCCTGCAGGTTCTTGGCCGGAAAGCCGGGGCGCACGGCGAAGGTGGTGATGCCGTTGCCGATGAAGGCGACCGAGTCGAACGACTTGATCGGGTCGTAGTTGACCTTGATGAGCTGCGGCGCAATCGCCAGGTTGCCGATGGACGCGTTGAGCAGCGTGTAGCCATCGGGTTTGGCCTGGGCCACGTGCGCGGCGCCGATGGTGCCGCCCGCACCGGCCTTGTAGTCGATCACGAAAGGCTGGCCGGCTTTGTCCGATACCTTCTTGGCGATCAAACGGGCCACGTTGTCGTTGGTGCCGCCCGGCGGGTACGGCACGATCACGGTCACGGGTTTGCTGGGGTAAGCGGCTTCGGCCAGCACGGCCAGCGGCGACATCGCCAGCACGGCAGCGGCGGCAAGGAAAACTCGGCGCATGGGTCAACAATCTTGTCAGTCAAAAGAATGACGGCAAGTGTCTTGAAACCCCGCCTGCGCGTGAAGCGCGACTTTGGCACGAGCTCATGCGAAAACCAACTATGCAGATCGGCTGTTGCAGCATGAGCTATGTTCACTAGCAGTATCAGCCAATTGTCGTTGTCAAGAAATCGATCAGCAAACCATACTCCATCCACCTATAGAGATGATCAACGCTCGATTGCCCCATTCAGGCTCAGCCCCGCCAAGGGGCTGCGGCTGACAGCCCGACCGAAGCGCTTGAGCAGGAGACCGCGTGGTCAAGGACCAGGGCCAAGTGGTCACAACCGCCCTGCTCCGTGTTGCGACCGGCTGCAGTCTGTGTGAGCGCATGCGGCATCAGGCGCATCCTCGGGCGGCGCAATGGCTGGCTTCATCGCCTCCATGCTCCAACGTGCCCCTCGCGCCGACGCAGCCGGGCCATCAGAAGGCAAGCCCCTTAGGCATGGCCTGCGCAACCGGTGGCTGGTCGTGCGTCGCCCGCCGAGCCGCCGCGCGCTCACGGTCAGCCGCCCCGCCCAGCCTTGGGGGCTCTGCGTCGCCCGACCAGCGCACCGCAGGGCCAAGCTACCATGTGCGCCCTGATCGCTCTTCCCCCTGGCTTCACGCATGTCCACCCTGATCTCCCATCTGCAATCCATCGTCGGAACCCCTCACGTGCTGACCGAAGGCGACCTCTCCGCGTACGAACAGGATTGGCGCCGCCGCATCCATGGCAAAGCCCTGGCCGTGGTGCGTCCGGGCTCGACGGAAGAAGTGGCGCAGGTGGTCAAGGCCTGCGCGGCGGCCGGCGTGTCCATCGTGCCCCAGGGCGGCAACACCGGCATGGTCGAAGGCTCGGTGCCCGACGAAAGTGGCCAGCAGGTGGTGCTGAGCCTGACGCGCATGAACGCGGTGCGCAAGATCGACGCCGCCAACCTCACCGTCACCGTCGAAGCCGGGGTGGTGCTGCAAAGCCTGCAGCAGATCGCGGCCGAAGCCGGCTTTCTGTACCCGCTCAGCCTGGCGGCCGAAGGCAGCTGCACGATTGGCGGCAACCTGGGCACCAATGCGGGCGGCACCGCCGTGCTGCGCTACGGCAACACCCGCGAACTGTGCCTGGGCCTGGAGGTCGTCACCGCCCAGGGCGAGATCTGGAACGGCCTGTCGGGCCTGCGCAAGGACAACACCGGCTATGACCTGCGCGACCTGTACATCGGCAGCGAGGGCACGCTGGGCGTGATCACCGCCGCCACGCTCAAGCTGTTTCCGCAGCCGGCGGCCAAGCTCACGGCCTTTGCCGCCGTGCCCTCGATGGAAGCGGCCGTCGAACTGCTGGGCCTGGCCCAGCGCGAGCTGAGCGCGGGCCTGACCGGCTTCGAGGTGATGAACCAGTTCTCGCTGCAGCTCACCGATCAGCACTTTCCAAACCTGCGCATCCCCTTCACCGCCGACCACCCCTGGTGCGTGCTGCTCGAGAACTCCGACAACGAATCGGAAGCACACGCCCGCGAGCGCTTCGACCACGTGATGGAGCTGGCGCTGGAGCAAGGCCTGGTGCTGGATGCCGTGATCGCCGAGAGCGTGGCGCAAAGCAAAAACCTTTGGCACATCCGCGAGAGCATCCCCCTGGCCCAGGCGCAAGAAGGCCTGAACATCAAGCACGACATCTCCATCCCGGTGTCCAACATCCCGCGCTTCGTGGCCGAGACCGACGCCCTGATCGCCGCCGCCACCCCCGGCGTGCGCATGGTGGACTTCGGCCACCTGGGCGACGGCAACCTGCACTACAACGTGCAGGCGCCGCTGGGCGACGATGGCGAGGC
Protein-coding regions in this window:
- a CDS encoding LLM class flavin-dependent oxidoreductase, producing the protein MHLGLFLLAAGHHAGGWRMPGAESGTENFDLIARMSRLAESACFDMVFFGDRLVTTADSPPSMITRPDPLVVLAALATQTQRIGLVATGSTTYSEPYALARALASVDLLSGGRAGWNIVTTVQDGSINFTRTTHPAHDERYAIAHEFVEVVKGLWRSWDAQPYVRDAERGIYMDTSKLHTLNHKGRYFEVAGPLNVTRSPQGEPVLVQAGSSGPGQALGARFAEVIFTAQWNLREAQAFYAAIKQQVVAAGRDAGAVKVMPGLMPIIGRTREEARAKLAQLQSFTDESKAHYVLGAELDADVSAYPLDGPVPELPVDGAFSRRKLLLELAHAQKLTLRELYHQVANSRGHQIVVGTADDVADHMQRWVEAEAADGFNIMPAYFPGGFDDVVHEVVPRLQARGLFRQRYAGSTLRDHLGLPIAL
- a CDS encoding FAD-binding oxidoreductase, encoding MSTLISHLQSIVGTPHVLTEGDLSAYEQDWRRRIHGKALAVVRPGSTEEVAQVVKACAAAGVSIVPQGGNTGMVEGSVPDESGQQVVLSLTRMNAVRKIDAANLTVTVEAGVVLQSLQQIAAEAGFLYPLSLAAEGSCTIGGNLGTNAGGTAVLRYGNTRELCLGLEVVTAQGEIWNGLSGLRKDNTGYDLRDLYIGSEGTLGVITAATLKLFPQPAAKLTAFAAVPSMEAAVELLGLAQRELSAGLTGFEVMNQFSLQLTDQHFPNLRIPFTADHPWCVLLENSDNESEAHARERFDHVMELALEQGLVLDAVIAESVAQSKNLWHIRESIPLAQAQEGLNIKHDISIPVSNIPRFVAETDALIAAATPGVRMVDFGHLGDGNLHYNVQAPLGDDGEAFLKREEKRINTIVYEQLMKHGGSISAEHGVGSLKVHSLPKYKSPVALQLMRQIKQALDPQGIMNPGRVLEA
- a CDS encoding GMP reductase, with product MEIFDYDQVQLLPRKCRVDSRSECDTHVTFGPRRFRLPVVPANMKTVIDESIATWLAQNGYFYVMHRFDLDTVAFVADMQAKGCFASISLGVKAADRAAVDTLAARRLVPDYITIDIAHGHADSVRDMIGYIKDKLPESFVIAGNVGTPEAVIDLENWGADATKVGIGPGKVCITKLKTGFGTGGWQLSALKWCARVATKPIIADGGIRHNGDVAKSVRFGATMVMIGSLFAGHEESPGATVEVDGQRFKEYYGSASDFNKGEYRHVEGKRILEPVKGHLKDTLIEMEQDLQSSISYAGGTALAHIRKVNYVILGGDNAGEHLLM
- a CDS encoding IPTL-CTERM sorting domain-containing protein, whose translation is MNDSRLSLPARLRANRPLVRSLLLIGLFSSQSAWAGTWTIHFTPQQTLGTPSVPVFEWTPPSGTVMGVRVACSGTVTLNPSNGVYAMPTGFNSEVFVAFSNALASPSSATLTVTPDTPGGTDVCRLYPSAHLYEPGSEVFPTWGVPYTLHPGYVRLIDAGYDPATGYSVNDSNVTLTNLFFQEDPNALDITTAAGGIGVDLPANGTATTNLFVNAKTTAATVEYALTNPQPTDSTITFTVQATPQTYQDNAGNTAYDPVAQGHEATYSTPTLITVTIPAGASSVSVPIPNILPGSQVTITPTSNPGTIVGTPTLVLTTPLPLTSTFNTTEFFPLTNVVATPNTPGPFTETVPTNVVNFSVLLDVPPVVTPPTSPKPVPTLGEGSLIGLSALLAMLGLARFRRRQS
- a CDS encoding Bug family tripartite tricarboxylate transporter substrate binding protein, whose amino-acid sequence is MRRVFLAAAAVLAMSPLAVLAEAAYPSKPVTVIVPYPPGGTNDNVARLIAKKVSDKAGQPFVIDYKAGAGGTIGAAHVAQAKPDGYTLLNASIGNLAIAPQLIKVNYDPIKSFDSVAFIGNGITTFAVRPGFPAKNLQEFVSYAKANPGKVTIGTSGVGTPGHVAGEYFQQLAGIQLVHVPYKGSSPAVSDAVAGHVDLVIDPLSTTFVREGRLKALAYFGSDQPPEGVKGVASVASQGYPQWTAAMGGSFFWTAPTGLPPAVRDKLTRWVLEALADPEVQQALVHVQVKPEPLGAAATTDKVREMHKIAQGVLNASVSVANAR